A section of the Pseudomonas flavescens genome encodes:
- a CDS encoding ABC transporter ATP-binding protein — MNAALQQDLAVSAITLQGIGKRFDALEVLRDISFEVGQGEVVALLGTSGCGKSTLLNIVSGLLAQDQGQLRLFGQASAAFSDWRRIAYLFQEDRLLPWRSVQANVAFGLEGSGVGKAERARRVAEALRLVGLEAFAKSWPHQLSGGMRSRVALARSLVVKPQVLLMDEPFSKLDPHTRSQMHDELLRLQALTGMTVLFVTHDVEEAVVLADRVVVLEPRPGRIRAIHPMALPRPRVPTEPAVNEQVRRLRLEV, encoded by the coding sequence ATGAATGCCGCACTGCAGCAGGATCTCGCGGTGTCGGCGATCACTTTGCAGGGTATCGGCAAGCGCTTCGACGCCCTCGAGGTGCTGCGCGATATCTCCTTCGAGGTGGGGCAGGGCGAAGTGGTCGCGCTGCTGGGCACTTCGGGGTGTGGCAAGAGCACCTTGCTCAATATCGTTTCCGGGTTGCTCGCCCAGGATCAGGGCCAACTGCGTTTGTTCGGCCAGGCTTCGGCAGCTTTCAGCGACTGGCGGCGCATCGCCTACCTGTTTCAGGAGGACCGCCTGCTGCCCTGGCGCAGCGTGCAGGCCAACGTCGCCTTCGGGCTGGAGGGCAGTGGCGTCGGCAAGGCCGAGCGTGCCCGGCGGGTTGCCGAGGCGCTGCGCCTGGTTGGCCTCGAGGCCTTTGCGAAATCCTGGCCGCATCAGTTGTCCGGCGGCATGCGCAGCCGGGTCGCTCTGGCGCGCAGCCTGGTGGTGAAACCCCAGGTGCTGCTGATGGACGAGCCGTTTTCCAAGCTCGACCCGCACACCCGCAGTCAGATGCACGACGAGCTGCTGCGTCTGCAGGCGCTCACCGGCATGACGGTGCTGTTCGTCACCCATGACGTGGAAGAGGCGGTGGTGCTCGCTGATCGGGTGGTAGTGCTGGAGCCGCGCCCAGGCCGCATTCGCGCCATCCATCCAATGGCCTTGCCGCGCCCACGGGTGCCCACCGAGCCTGCCGTCAACGAACAGGTTCGTCGCCTGCGTCTGGAGGT
- a CDS encoding GntR family transcriptional regulator, producing MSLSIAPADRMLDAANQGDAAYGRIRRDILSCRLTPGALITEPGLMELYEIGKSSCRIALTRLSHEGFVRSLPRKGYQVAPITVKDVEEVFTLRVQLEPLAARLAVGRVDIERLRELEAACRVRHPVSLPDQIDVFMDANKAFHLEIARATGNERLLRTLSGLMDEMTRLVALGFNVQGTKPEIKHDHNAMIAAFEEGDGKRAELIARRHIETFQAMTLEKVYASLSEAGASLPLLAARFAR from the coding sequence ATGTCTCTTTCCATCGCCCCCGCCGATCGTATGCTGGATGCCGCCAACCAGGGCGATGCCGCCTATGGGCGGATCCGCCGCGACATCCTGTCCTGCCGGCTGACGCCAGGCGCGCTGATTACCGAGCCTGGGCTGATGGAGCTGTACGAGATTGGCAAGAGCAGCTGCCGGATCGCGCTGACGCGTCTGTCCCACGAGGGCTTCGTCAGGTCTCTGCCGCGCAAGGGCTACCAGGTCGCGCCGATCACCGTGAAGGACGTCGAGGAGGTCTTCACCCTGCGTGTGCAGCTCGAGCCGTTGGCGGCTCGGCTGGCAGTCGGCCGCGTCGACATCGAGCGCCTGCGGGAGCTGGAGGCCGCCTGCCGGGTTCGCCACCCCGTCTCTCTGCCTGATCAGATCGATGTATTCATGGACGCCAACAAGGCGTTCCACCTGGAGATCGCCCGGGCCACCGGCAACGAACGGTTGTTGCGTACCTTGTCCGGCCTGATGGACGAGATGACGCGACTGGTGGCGCTGGGGTTCAACGTTCAGGGCACCAAGCCCGAAATCAAGCACGACCACAACGCCATGATCGCCGCGTTCGAGGAAGGCGACGGCAAGCGCGCCGAGCTGATCGCTCGCCGGCATATCGAAACTTTCCAGGCCATGACCTTGGAGAAAGTCTATGCCAGCCTCAGCGAAGCCGGCGCATCGCTGCCGCTGCTGGCGGCGAGGTTCGCCCGATGA
- a CDS encoding ABC-F family ATPase, which produces MISTANITMQFGAKPLFENVSVKFNNGNRYGLIGANGCGKSTFMKILGGDLDPSGGQVMLEPNVRLGKLRQDQFAYEQFNVIDTVIMGHEELWKVKAERDRIYSLPEMSEEDGMKVGELEGEFAEMDGYTAESRAGELLLGLGIPLEQHFGPMSEVAPGWKLRVLLAQALFSDPDVLLLDEPTNHLDINTIRWLETILTARNSTMIIISHDRHFLNSVCTHMADLDYGELRLFPGNYDEYMTAATQSREQLLSDNAKKKAQISELQNFVSRFSANASKAKQATSRAKQIDKIQLAEVKPSSRVSPFIRFEQTKKLHRQAVTIEQMSKGFDGKPLFKNFSFTVEAGERVAIIGPNGIGKTTLLRTLVGELSPDAGAVKWTESAEVGYYAQDHAHDFEDDVTLFDWMGQWTQGEQVIRGTLGRMLFSNDEILKSVKVISGGEQGRMLFGKLILQKPNVLVMDEPTNHLDMESIEALNLALENYPGTLIFVSHDREFVGSLATRIIELSDNGVTDFSGTYDDYLRSQGIIV; this is translated from the coding sequence TTGATTTCCACAGCTAATATCACGATGCAGTTCGGTGCCAAGCCGCTGTTCGAGAACGTGTCCGTTAAGTTCAACAACGGCAACCGCTACGGCCTGATCGGCGCCAATGGCTGCGGCAAGTCGACGTTCATGAAAATCCTCGGTGGCGACCTCGACCCTTCCGGCGGCCAGGTCATGCTCGAGCCGAACGTGCGTCTCGGCAAGCTGCGCCAGGACCAGTTCGCCTACGAGCAATTCAACGTGATCGACACCGTGATCATGGGCCACGAGGAGCTGTGGAAGGTCAAGGCCGAGCGCGACCGCATCTACTCGCTGCCGGAAATGAGCGAAGAAGACGGCATGAAGGTCGGTGAACTCGAAGGCGAGTTCGCTGAAATGGACGGTTATACCGCCGAATCCCGTGCCGGCGAGCTGCTGCTCGGCCTGGGCATTCCGTTGGAACAGCATTTCGGCCCGATGAGTGAAGTCGCTCCTGGCTGGAAACTGCGCGTGCTGTTGGCTCAGGCACTGTTCTCCGATCCGGACGTGCTGCTGCTCGACGAACCGACCAACCACCTGGACATCAACACCATCCGCTGGCTGGAAACGATTCTGACGGCGCGTAACAGCACCATGATCATCATTTCCCACGACCGTCACTTCCTGAACTCGGTCTGCACCCACATGGCGGATCTGGATTACGGCGAGCTGCGCCTGTTCCCGGGCAACTACGACGAGTACATGACCGCTGCGACCCAGTCGCGCGAGCAGTTGCTGTCGGACAACGCCAAGAAGAAAGCGCAGATCTCCGAGCTGCAGAACTTCGTCAGCCGCTTCTCCGCCAACGCCTCGAAAGCCAAGCAGGCCACCAGCCGTGCCAAGCAGATCGACAAGATCCAGCTGGCCGAGGTCAAGCCGTCGAGCCGGGTCAGCCCGTTCATCCGCTTCGAGCAGACCAAGAAGCTGCATCGCCAGGCCGTGACCATCGAACAGATGTCCAAGGGCTTCGACGGCAAGCCGCTGTTCAAGAACTTCAGCTTCACCGTCGAAGCCGGCGAGCGCGTCGCGATCATCGGCCCCAACGGTATCGGCAAAACCACCCTGCTGCGCACCCTGGTCGGTGAGCTGAGCCCGGACGCCGGTGCCGTGAAGTGGACGGAAAGCGCCGAGGTGGGTTACTACGCCCAGGATCACGCCCACGACTTCGAGGACGACGTGACCCTGTTCGACTGGATGGGCCAGTGGACCCAGGGCGAACAGGTCATCCGCGGCACACTGGGCCGCATGCTGTTCTCCAACGACGAGATCCTCAAATCGGTCAAGGTGATCTCCGGTGGTGAGCAAGGCCGCATGCTGTTCGGCAAGCTGATCCTGCAGAAGCCCAACGTGCTGGTGATGGACGAACCGACCAACCACCTGGACATGGAATCCATCGAAGCGCTCAACCTGGCGCTGGAGAACTACCCGGGCACGCTGATCTTCGTCAGCCATGACCGCGAGTTCGTCGGCTCCCTGGCCACGCGCATCATCGAGCTGTCGGACAACGGCGTCACCGACTTCAGCGGCACCTACGACGACTACCTGCGCAGCCAGGGCATCATCGTCTGA